One genomic window of Synergistaceae bacterium includes the following:
- a CDS encoding NADH:flavin oxidoreductase has protein sequence MTWKEKTIALFDRFENPSFSARNRFLRSATWLAGADDDTGEISSAEIGRHTEIAAGGAGTIITGSAYVNRNGKSLRRQWGLDTDERISDVAVLADAVQRFDSKLIVQICHAGGQRDAAVIGGTRSFSPSGGIHPGRDFGTEPLTQSDILSIRADFAASARRAQKGGADGVEIHGGHGLLLTQFLSPVINRRDDIYGGPLENRMRIFREILSDVREAVGIDFPIWFKISIAEGTAEGYKTEDGLAVAKTLLSDGADGIEVSYGTGYAGAANSPSVIGISAGGTEAPFREYAAELKKYVSSKQIVVLTGGLRSLPVISDLLQRGVCDLFGLSRPFNAEPDLVNRWYEEDPRPSACISCNACLRTAEYGMVYCPVMRDRNEGSWDPL, from the coding sequence GTGACATGGAAAGAAAAAACAATTGCATTGTTTGATAGATTTGAGAACCCTTCTTTTTCTGCCAGGAACAGGTTTCTGCGTTCCGCGACATGGCTTGCAGGAGCGGATGACGATACAGGGGAAATATCTTCAGCCGAGATAGGACGTCATACCGAGATAGCGGCAGGAGGAGCGGGTACGATCATCACAGGATCTGCATATGTTAATCGGAATGGCAAGTCGTTGAGACGGCAGTGGGGGCTTGACACGGATGAGCGGATCAGTGATGTCGCTGTTCTTGCGGATGCAGTGCAGCGATTTGATTCAAAGCTGATAGTCCAGATATGTCATGCGGGCGGCCAGCGCGATGCCGCGGTGATCGGCGGTACGCGATCTTTTTCTCCGTCCGGCGGTATCCATCCCGGTCGTGATTTTGGGACCGAACCGCTCACACAGAGTGACATCCTCAGTATACGCGCGGATTTTGCGGCATCTGCCCGCCGTGCCCAAAAAGGCGGCGCCGACGGCGTAGAAATACATGGCGGACATGGGTTGCTGCTGACACAATTCCTCTCTCCTGTTATAAACAGGCGCGATGATATATACGGCGGCCCTCTTGAAAACAGGATGAGGATATTTCGTGAGATCCTTTCCGATGTACGAGAAGCTGTAGGAATAGACTTCCCTATCTGGTTCAAGATAAGTATTGCGGAAGGTACTGCTGAAGGCTATAAAACTGAAGATGGTCTGGCTGTTGCTAAAACCCTCCTTAGCGACGGAGCCGACGGGATAGAAGTTTCATACGGCACAGGCTATGCCGGAGCCGCAAATTCCCCCTCTGTCATAGGGATATCAGCCGGAGGAACTGAGGCCCCTTTCCGAGAGTACGCCGCCGAGCTCAAAAAATATGTTTCGTCCAAACAGATAGTTGTGCTTACCGGAGGCCTCAGAAGCTTGCCTGTGATTTCCGATCTGCTCCAAAGAGGGGTATGTGACCTCTTTGGCCTCAGTCGGCCGTTCAACGCGGAGCCCGATCTTGTCAACCGCTGGTATGAAGAGGATCCCAGGCCATCGGCATGCATCTCATGCAATGCCTGTCTCAGGACAGCTGAATATGGGATGGTATATTGTCCTGTCATGAGAGATCGGAACGAGGGCAGCTGGGATCCTCTTTAA
- a CDS encoding MurR/RpiR family transcriptional regulator, with translation MDSTQLKTLLVERAHTMPNKARRVAEYLLANMREASFRSIGDIADELKVSKAQLVRVAQMLGFSGYAELKSCLQTAILEQINPAALLARAVSSSETFPDSVFRAEHANLDDTMAQLTTEGTDKFCEMAKKANSIYCVGWGISSLVAELMQMRLAVMARKAVLLRRGSLSLWEQVRCIADGDLVVVCELPSYAVEVTEAVEMAHKNGAKVVTITDSAAAPVCRFADLTFFVSANSPTFGSSTIGPLFLTHVLTSAMALSLGEEAKKSFDDQAQFLHDERIFHPIFGLKY, from the coding sequence ATGGACAGTACCCAGCTTAAAACTTTGCTCGTGGAAAGAGCACATACTATGCCCAACAAGGCTCGCCGTGTGGCGGAATACCTTCTTGCAAACATGAGAGAGGCTTCATTCCGCTCGATAGGCGATATAGCCGATGAACTTAAAGTTTCGAAAGCACAGCTGGTAAGAGTAGCTCAGATGCTCGGGTTTTCAGGCTATGCCGAACTTAAGAGCTGCCTGCAGACGGCGATACTTGAACAGATCAACCCCGCCGCGCTCCTTGCGCGGGCGGTGAGTTCAAGCGAAACTTTTCCTGACAGTGTTTTCCGTGCGGAGCATGCGAACCTCGATGACACGATGGCGCAGCTTACGACAGAAGGTACGGATAAGTTCTGTGAGATGGCAAAAAAAGCTAACAGTATCTACTGTGTAGGATGGGGCATATCGTCGCTGGTAGCGGAACTTATGCAGATGAGGCTGGCCGTCATGGCCAGGAAGGCTGTTTTGCTCCGCCGTGGAAGCCTTTCGCTCTGGGAACAGGTGCGCTGCATCGCCGACGGGGATCTCGTTGTAGTTTGCGAGCTTCCGAGTTATGCGGTCGAGGTTACCGAGGCCGTTGAAATGGCGCACAAAAACGGCGCAAAGGTCGTTACGATAACAGACAGTGCAGCTGCGCCCGTTTGCAGGTTTGCCGATCTAACCTTCTTTGTTTCGGCAAACAGCCCGACATTTGGCAGCAGCACTATCGGCCCGCTTTTCCTGACGCATGTTCTCACTTCGGCAATGGCCCTGTCACTTGGGGAAGAAGCTAAGAAGTCGTTTGACGATCAGGCACAGTTTCTGCATGATGAGCGTATTTTCCACCCGATATTCGGATTAAAATATTAA